One Phycisphaerae bacterium RAS2 DNA window includes the following coding sequences:
- the mdh_2 gene encoding NAD-dependent methanol dehydrogenase, with product MKQLGELVKWMIADLLQHSAVRVTFGAGTLHKLGEIAVELGGTRVLLVTDPGIRRAGHADRGAEILRDAGLEVTVFHDVHENPTTHVVDAGVRIARELGIDLIVGLGGGSSMDAAKGINFLLTNGGRMSDYWGVGKASQPMLPLVAVPTTAGTGSEAQSFALITDPDTHQKMACGDEKALPRAAILDPELTATAPHAVTAATGIDAVAHAVETAGCNRRNDLSRRMSREAWRLLDAAFETVMRAAGTNGGTIDGDPEIDTARQRMLFGAHLAGVAIEKSMLGAAHSCANPLTSEFGVVHGQAVGLMLPHVIRFNAADSANPYSDLCADAHILADRIDHLLAAAGLPRCLSQLDIPADALPRLAELAAQQWTARFNPRPVDADLLLSIYRAAL from the coding sequence GTGAAACAATTGGGGGAACTGGTCAAGTGGATGATAGCTGACCTCCTTCAACATTCCGCCGTGCGGGTGACGTTCGGCGCGGGGACGCTTCACAAGCTGGGCGAGATCGCCGTCGAGCTGGGCGGCACGCGCGTGCTGCTCGTGACCGACCCCGGCATTCGCCGCGCGGGGCATGCCGATCGCGGCGCGGAGATTCTGCGCGACGCCGGTTTGGAAGTGACCGTCTTTCACGACGTGCACGAGAATCCCACGACGCACGTCGTCGACGCCGGCGTGCGAATCGCCCGCGAGCTGGGCATCGATCTCATCGTCGGCCTCGGCGGCGGCAGCAGCATGGACGCGGCCAAGGGCATCAACTTCCTGCTCACCAATGGCGGCCGCATGAGCGATTACTGGGGCGTCGGCAAGGCGTCGCAACCGATGCTGCCGCTCGTGGCCGTGCCCACGACAGCCGGCACCGGCAGCGAGGCGCAGTCGTTCGCGCTGATCACCGACCCCGACACGCATCAGAAGATGGCCTGCGGCGATGAGAAGGCGCTGCCCCGCGCGGCGATCCTCGACCCGGAGCTGACGGCAACCGCCCCGCACGCCGTTACGGCCGCGACCGGGATTGACGCCGTGGCGCACGCCGTGGAGACGGCCGGCTGCAACCGGCGAAATGATTTATCGCGACGGATGTCGCGCGAGGCGTGGCGATTGCTGGATGCGGCGTTTGAGACGGTGATGCGCGCAGCGGGAACCAACGGCGGGACGATCGACGGCGATCCCGAGATTGATACCGCGCGGCAGCGAATGCTCTTCGGCGCGCACCTCGCCGGCGTGGCGATTGAGAAGTCGATGCTCGGCGCGGCACACTCGTGCGCCAATCCGTTGACCAGCGAGTTCGGAGTCGTGCACGGGCAGGCCGTCGGGCTGATGCTGCCGCACGTGATTCGCTTCAACGCGGCCGACAGCGCGAATCCATACTCGGATCTGTGCGCAGACGCTCACATCCTCGCGGACCGGATCGACCACCTGCTCGCCGCCGCAGGCCTGCCGCGCTGCTTGTCGCAATTGGACATCCCCGCCGACGCGCTGCCGCGCCTCGCCGAACTCGCGGCGCAGCAATGGACCGCCCGATTCAACCCGCGTCCGGTCGATGCCGACTTGTTGCTCTCCATCTATCGCGCGGCGTTGTGA